From Ignisphaera aggregans DSM 17230, the proteins below share one genomic window:
- a CDS encoding conserved hypothetical protein (COGs: COG4260 Putative virion core protein (lumpy skin disease virus)~KEGG: ton:TON_0625 hypothetical protein~SPTR: B7R017 Putative uncharacterized protein~PFAM: SPFH domain / Band 7 family) has translation MVLNKIGKGIGTIGRKATGFEPIVIEWKDASPQDIVWRFPNEVIPWGSTVIVKEWERVVFYRDGKVYGVLDPGRHVLDTQNVPFLKGLVEGLYGENIFKAIVIFVNVNRLQGRFGGQSQTVELIPIKFHGSYYYRVVDPALFVNKVVGPDNRFTTEELDSYIRGYFMSRLIAFLAQTSIRDVYQRIEEAGKRALFVLRKPFEEIGLMLEDVVFEGLEVPPEYRERMFWLLQGTSAAYLVQQETARKFAEAIEKTQAGGAAIGAGLVAIPYALQPPPPTAQQPVQQQPGVAGGVVGAVTGYVARCPYCGGSPIPQGAKFCPFCGHQIKWCRNGHIVPVEARFCPVCGVAIEQ, from the coding sequence ATGGTTCTAAACAAAATAGGTAAGGGTATAGGTACAATAGGTAGGAAGGCAACAGGATTTGAACCTATTGTCATTGAGTGGAAGGATGCATCTCCTCAGGACATAGTTTGGAGATTTCCTAATGAGGTTATTCCATGGGGATCTACGGTAATTGTTAAGGAGTGGGAGAGAGTTGTCTTCTATAGAGATGGAAAGGTATATGGTGTTCTCGATCCAGGTAGACATGTTCTAGATACACAAAATGTACCTTTTCTAAAAGGACTTGTAGAGGGTCTCTATGGAGAAAACATATTTAAGGCAATAGTCATTTTTGTCAATGTCAATAGGCTCCAGGGTAGATTCGGTGGTCAGAGTCAAACTGTTGAGCTTATCCCCATAAAATTCCATGGCAGTTACTACTATAGGGTTGTAGATCCTGCTCTATTTGTGAATAAGGTTGTTGGACCTGACAACAGGTTTACCACGGAGGAACTTGATTCATATATAAGGGGATACTTTATGTCTAGACTCATAGCATTTCTTGCACAGACAAGTATAAGAGATGTTTATCAGAGGATTGAGGAAGCTGGGAAGAGAGCTCTATTTGTTTTGAGAAAACCTTTTGAGGAGATAGGTCTTATGCTTGAAGATGTTGTTTTCGAGGGTCTAGAGGTACCACCTGAATATAGAGAGAGAATGTTCTGGTTATTACAAGGGACATCAGCTGCATATCTAGTTCAGCAAGAAACTGCAAGAAAGTTTGCTGAAGCTATAGAGAAGACCCAGGCTGGGGGAGCAGCTATAGGTGCAGGTCTTGTTGCTATCCCCTATGCACTTCAGCCACCTCCACCAACAGCACAACAACCAGTACAACAACAGCCAGGGGTTGCTGGAGGTGTTGTTGGAGCTGTAACAGGCTATGTAGCTAGATGCCCATATTGTGGAGGTAGCCCCATTCCACAGGGAGCAAAATTCTGTCCATTCTGTGGCCACCAGATAAAGTGGTGTAGAAATGGACATATAGTTCCAGTAGAAGCTAGATTCTGCCCAGTTTGTGGTGTAGCTATTGAGCAGTAA
- a CDS encoding conserved hypothetical protein (KEGG: tko:TK0023 hypothetical protein~SPTR: Q5JED7 Putative uncharacterized protein): MAREKTVLEKLLELLPGFHGYKAKEYLREDDQLIREYVYRIMVDSVRNIENAIARVATYDFSGADILNEFLRDLRFVMDKIRWAEHGYSPHYDIVKIREDDLEKIRKIDEQLVSIAMDIKGKSSELLNEAELGNPIRPKIGELKALISRVRDIIFEREKLLREWGAR, from the coding sequence TTGGCTAGAGAGAAAACAGTTTTGGAGAAGCTCCTTGAGCTTCTACCAGGTTTCCATGGATATAAAGCAAAGGAGTATCTGAGGGAGGATGATCAGCTTATTAGGGAGTATGTATATAGGATTATGGTTGATAGTGTTAGAAATATAGAGAATGCTATTGCGAGAGTAGCTACATATGATTTTAGCGGTGCTGATATTCTAAATGAGTTTTTGAGGGATCTGAGATTCGTTATGGATAAGATTAGATGGGCTGAACATGGCTATTCTCCTCACTATGATATTGTCAAGATAAGAGAGGATGATCTTGAGAAGATAAGGAAGATAGATGAACAACTGGTTTCTATTGCCATGGATATAAAGGGTAAGAGTAGTGAGCTTCTTAATGAGGCAGAGCTTGGAAATCCTATAAGACCTAAGATAGGGGAGCTAAAAGCACTTATATCTAGGGTTAGAGATATTATCTTTGAGAGAGAGAAGCTACTTAGAGAGTGGGGTGCTAGATAA
- a CDS encoding conserved hypothetical protein (KEGG: ton:TON_0622 hypothetical membrane protein, conserved~SPTR: B6YUS3 Hypothetical membrane protein, conserved) yields the protein MSSNGFRCSNCGAPLEISPETIVAICSYCGYPNWIRGDLKSDIYIVKSVDEDEAIKVAKRYIGLSSIDRPLVLFIPFYIAEASADADYEALTRVTVQRCTTDSKGRTHCTSRSIRIHVDGVLNGYYNRYPIVARKGVRGKTIETLSKYILSSGIKTVKLSEANIDRSKSRSILMIDLSHDDTRDLVLDKHLDSLRKTVEDRIKSEARARALIHGTPISVNILWKRITPRNIKIDISPPILVPLYIFTDVGNRYKAVLTGWDLKPLIIEKPVSLIYRALWLSLGVLTAGGIGGLVGLIIPFATTPIPLAIAILLIVFGGIVSWYSAKKALRPVRVVVKV from the coding sequence TTGAGCAGTAATGGTTTTAGATGTAGCAACTGTGGAGCACCCCTAGAGATTTCTCCTGAGACAATAGTTGCAATATGTTCATACTGTGGATATCCAAATTGGATTAGAGGAGATCTAAAGAGTGATATATACATAGTTAAAAGTGTTGATGAAGATGAAGCTATAAAGGTTGCAAAGAGATACATAGGATTATCATCTATAGATAGACCTCTAGTATTATTCATACCATTCTATATCGCTGAAGCTAGTGCTGATGCAGACTATGAAGCATTGACAAGGGTTACTGTCCAGAGATGTACAACAGATAGCAAGGGAAGAACACACTGTACATCGAGAAGTATTAGGATTCATGTAGATGGAGTTCTTAATGGATATTACAATAGATATCCTATTGTCGCTAGAAAGGGGGTTAGGGGTAAGACTATAGAGACACTATCTAAATACATATTATCATCGGGTATTAAAACTGTGAAACTTAGTGAAGCGAATATTGATAGAAGCAAGTCTAGATCTATACTAATGATAGATCTCTCACATGATGATACAAGAGATCTTGTGTTAGATAAACATCTGGATTCACTACGTAAAACAGTTGAAGATAGGATAAAGAGTGAAGCTAGAGCTAGAGCATTAATCCACGGTACACCAATATCTGTGAATATACTGTGGAAGAGGATAACTCCTAGAAATATAAAGATAGATATATCGCCACCTATACTAGTTCCACTATATATCTTTACCGATGTTGGAAATAGATATAAAGCTGTTTTGACGGGGTGGGATCTAAAGCCATTGATTATAGAGAAACCTGTTAGCCTTATATATAGAGCTCTATGGCTATCTCTAGGTGTTTTAACAGCTGGGGGTATAGGAGGTTTAGTGGGGCTTATAATACCCTTTGCAACAACTCCTATACCGCTAGCAATAGCAATATTGTTAAT
- a CDS encoding ABC-type tungstate transport system, permease component, TupB (COGs: COG2998 ABC-type tungstate transport system permease component~KEGG: hbu:Hbut_0335 ABC-type tungstate transport system, permease component, TupB~SPTR: A2BJP6 ABC-type tungstate transport system, permease component, TupB): MDRLNRVYLLITIAIIALALTGLAIYHISRSSRIKIFVSTTTSLYQTGLLEYLAMNFKRYYPDVDIVFLPIGSGEALERASRGDTCIALVHAPSLEIKYLDNGALYRHTIFAYNYFIVIGPRGDPANVSRASDAIDAFRRIYNATERGLTVFISRGDNSGTNAKEIQLWRMAGLNPFGRRWYKECGCGMVQALIQASEMDGYTLSDISTFLVLRYNGSIQNLEILFHNDTQLINIYSAYLSSRCSGRELEYAEKFIEFIAGEEGQKFISSYDIERYGVPLFSSVAGREQQLLDIWSQLAREQ, encoded by the coding sequence ATGGATAGATTAAATAGAGTCTATCTGCTTATTACTATAGCTATCATTGCTCTAGCTCTAACAGGTCTTGCAATATATCATATATCTAGATCTAGTAGGATAAAGATATTTGTATCAACAACAACATCTCTCTACCAAACAGGTTTACTAGAGTATCTAGCCATGAATTTTAAGAGGTATTATCCTGATGTAGATATAGTTTTTCTACCTATTGGTAGTGGAGAAGCTCTGGAGAGAGCTTCTAGGGGAGATACATGTATAGCTCTTGTCCATGCACCCTCTCTAGAAATTAAATATCTTGATAATGGAGCTCTATATAGACACACAATATTTGCATACAACTACTTCATAGTTATTGGTCCTCGGGGTGACCCTGCAAATGTTTCTAGGGCTAGTGATGCTATAGATGCTTTTAGAAGGATATATAATGCTACTGAAAGGGGGTTAACAGTATTTATTAGTAGAGGGGATAATTCTGGTACTAATGCCAAGGAGATTCAGCTGTGGAGGATGGCAGGACTTAATCCATTTGGTAGGAGATGGTATAAGGAGTGTGGATGTGGGATGGTTCAAGCCCTTATACAAGCTAGTGAAATGGATGGCTATACACTTAGCGATATATCAACATTTCTAGTACTTAGATATAATGGATCTATACAAAATCTAGAGATTCTCTTCCACAACGATACACAGCTAATAAATATCTATAGTGCTTATCTCTCCTCTAGATGTAGTGGACGTGAGCTTGAATATGCAGAGAAATTTATAGAGTTTATTGCTGGTGAGGAGGGGCAGAAGTTCATCTCTAGCTATGATATAGAGAGATATGGTGTACCACTATTTAGCTCAGTAGCTGGGAGAGAGCAACAGCTTCTAGATATATGGAGCCAACTAGCACGGGAGCAATAA
- a CDS encoding hypothetical protein (KEGG: cma:Cmaq_1569 hypothetical protein~SPTR: A8M9H3 Putative uncharacterized protein~PFAM: Calcineurin-like phosphoesterase), translated as MIVSDVHLWKSKGVNNIGRIVREKNIDVVIVAGDLFDEPIEISSTRTIVEALKRAINAMDLHNTRLVFIPSRSFHDFRALFTKPLFFKYRDIDIVVIPDIAVFKIDRCNDYIVVTHGDYAFRSGVIAFLLDIMGIKLFGRLPTGELLRKLYSLGRNVWLVYGHSHIGYIDYSRKIINTGCWKPMELLKVIKISSSIRGITIYCNSYGYLEIAPITTI; from the coding sequence ATGATTGTATCTGATGTTCATCTCTGGAAATCTAAGGGCGTTAATAATATTGGTAGAATTGTTAGGGAGAAGAATATTGATGTTGTTATAGTTGCAGGTGACCTATTTGATGAACCTATAGAGATTTCTAGTACTAGAACCATTGTAGAGGCTTTAAAGAGAGCTATTAATGCTATGGATCTTCACAACACTAGACTCGTATTTATACCGAGTAGAAGTTTTCATGACTTTAGAGCACTATTTACAAAACCTCTATTCTTTAAATATAGAGATATAGATATAGTGGTTATACCAGATATAGCTGTATTCAAGATAGATAGATGTAATGATTATATTGTTGTTACCCATGGAGATTATGCATTTAGATCTGGTGTAATAGCATTTCTCCTAGATATTATGGGGATCAAACTATTTGGAAGACTTCCAACTGGTGAACTTCTAAGGAAGCTGTATTCTCTTGGTAGAAATGTTTGGCTTGTCTATGGACATTCACATATAGGCTATATAGACTATAGCAGAAAGATTATAAATACAGGTTGTTGGAAGCCTATGGAGCTTCTAAAGGTTATAAAGATTAGTAGTAGTATTAGGGGTATAACTATTTACTGTAATAGCTATGGCTATCTAGAAATAGCACCTATTACAACAATATAA